The window TTATAAAAATCATAGGGTACATTATTATAAATCACCGAGTGAATCATACTCTTCTCGGAAGATTCTAATAATGTTATGTAATTTTCGTCAATCTGAACTTCATAGTTATTTAAGGAGTGCAGTAGATCATATGAGGTAAATGACCAGTCCTCACCGCGTTGATATTTTATTCTGGCTGTAACAGAAATCCCTCTCAAAAGAGACAATCCCTTTTTGTAATCATCTAAAAATTTTATTATGAAATCTAAATCCTTGTTTCCAATTCCTAATTTGCTTAACTTCTCTTTTGATTTTTCTAACTCCTTAAAAAACATGTAATATTTTTTCCAATTGATATCAGAAAAAATCCCGCTCAGTCGTTTAAAGTGGCATGTATATTTGTGTAATACTAAATACACTCTGAATTCTAATATTGATTTTAGCAATTTTTCAGATAGGGATTTTTCCAGAAAATAATTACGCATTTTTTCTATAAATTCATAATATTCTATCTCAGTTTCATTTCCAAAACTAAATGAATTTTTAACAAATATGTATGCTATCCCCTCTTTTTTTCGCGATACTCTGCCAAATCTCTGGATAAAACTTCGTATATCTGGGGCAACATCGATTATAATCACATCAAGGGGATAATCAATACCAATCTCACTTTTCGATGATGTAGAAACTATTATAAGTTTTTCTCGATCGGCTTTTATCTCGCCCCTTGTCTCATCCCCAGTATCTTTTGTTACATAGTCCACATAGTGCTCAGTTACGAGGATGTTATATAATTCTCTTGCAAATTTATTTGAATTACACATAACAAGCGTTTTTAGCCTTTTTTCTATGCACGATTTTATTAATTCAACTACTTTTTCTTTGAATTTTTCATTTGTGATATATACTTTCGTATCGTGTCTAACCAGAGATCCACATTCTCCACTTTTTTCTTCCAATATCCTGATCTTGCACTGTGGTTGAATTTCTTCTAATATCTCGATGAAATCAAATGAAGGAGTGGCGGATGAAAAAACCACCTTTGCTTTAGAACAGTTTAGAAATAAGATTGACTGCAAAAGTATCTCCGAAAGTTCCAGTTCTTTATAGATATGAAATTCATCGTAGATGATAAAATTAAAATAATTGAAGATTCTTATTAAATCCTCTTCCGGGTTAACATATAGGTGATGAAGTATTGCCGAAATTATATCGGGATTTGTAATGATTATGCGATGTCGTTGAAAAAGAGTCAAGAGCTTTCTAGATCTCAGATAACCTCTTTCATCACCTAAAGTAGTTGAATCCAATCTATATACACTAACCCCTCTCTCCCTAAATTGTCTCTCTTGATCCTCCATCAGGGCAGTAGTTGGATAAATAAGAAGAACTGGTAGCTTCTTTCTGCATAGATATTCAAAACATAAAGTTTTACCTGCACCTGTTGGTGCTGATAAAAAGAAAACATCAAACTTATCCTTTACCACTCCCTCAATAAAATCTTTTTGGAATTTTCTTATTCTGGTAAAAGGCAAATCGTTATATGGGTTCTCAACTTCTGGTAGGGAAAATCCTCTAACCTTTATTTCCATTTTTTCACTACCCATGGGAGTATCTCATTTTTGAAATACTCTAGCGGCACATTCTGGAGAAACACTAATCTAAAATCCCCGGATCTTTTTATTCCAGATGTCTTTATTTTCGCGCCCGTTAACAATAATTTTTCCTTTGGCACGCCGTATACCTTATCAAGCATAAAATAATTTAAATTAATATATTCGGGTAGTTTTGCTATTTTTTTTAATTTCACTTCTCCACTTCTCCTTATCCCAAGATTTATAAGGAATTCGTCATCGAGCTTTTCTTTAGAAACTATGATGCATTGAAATCTAGAACCCACATCGATACCAACATATTGCCTCACCTGCTTAAAAAATGGGGACTTGCTTGCAGTATTCATTATTTCAGGATAAGGATTTTGTTGCGATCCAATCTGGATATTTTCTTCTGCCCAAAACATAACACTCTTAAATTCAATTGGAGTATGTCTTAACTCTATAGGTATCCCATCCGTAGCAAAAATGGGTATTTCCTCTAATTCTTCGTATTTCGGTGTAATTGCTTCTTTTCCATAAAGAAAATAGTCTTTGTTTCGTAATCTTAATGCATCTGCCAACGCATAGGTAAGCGCAGTTGAAGAGATTACCCCGTCTGTACTAATAACATTTCCTTCAAATGAAGAGTAAAAAATCGGGGAGAGTACCTCTAGTGCGTACCCTTCCATCACCATTGTCTTCCTCATTTCGATTTTGGTTTACTTTTAGACTCTTTTTCTGGAGGTTTATAGGCTTGTTTACTCTGAGTAGTTAATTCTACTAAAGCTTCTCGCATTATTTCCTTACTACTTTCGTCTTTTAGAAGAGCCACTTTGATCAGGGGGTCTATTAATACCTTAAAATCTTCATCTTCATTCCACATTATTTTCCAATAGACATTCTTATGAGCATCCACATATTTTTTTATTGCTTCAATAACTTCGGCATTTGTATATTCATTTTTAATATTTGAACTATCGCTAAAATGCTCCTTTATTAATTCTCCAGAAGACAAACCTATGGCTGTTTTTGAGAATATCACTCCCAAAATCCTATTTCTTATACTGCCTTTTCTCGTGCTTCTTGCGAAATAGGTTGTAGTATTCAAAATGTTATAAAGAACATATAAAAACATCTCAGGTGTAGGCGCTTCTATTCTTACGAAATGCACCATTTTTGTAGGTGGTTCGATATTCACATGAGCATAGAGTCCTCTACCCTGTTCTCCTTCGGTACCCTCTTCTTCAGAGCCAACTTTTGTCATAGTCCCAGTTTCATATAATGCGTTGTGTTGCTCTTTATTAAGGAGATTATATGGCTCCAAGGTGTAGGTATATCCTTCAATAACCCGTGATTTTATAGAGAAAGTTTCACCTTTCTCTACTCCCGCTGCGCCATATGTTACTGTGTCTGGGTTGAGTGCCTCTTGAAGACCCCCAGAAATTTCATTGTAGAGATAATTTGGTGAGATTATACTCCAAGTATCTTTATCTTCCTCTTTCGCTTTGGTTATCTGATCTAATATTCTACATATATTCAATCCAGTCAATCTCTCAGCAGATGTGAATTTTTCTCCATTTATTCTTGCTCTAACAATTTCCTTTTCTGTCTCATTTCCTTTATCGTCTTTCACTTTAGTTCTAACAATAAACAATTCTGCTCTTTCTGGATCAGAACTTCTAGCTAACACTGGATCGACAACCTCTCTTAGTACAATCAAGCATATCTCGGGTCTTAGCTTCCTACTTTTCTCTACTTTATCTACAAAAAAATACTCCTTCATTAAATTCTCTTTTAGTTTTTTCCACGAATTTGATTTATTTTCCTGGCTATCCATTTTTATGCCTCCTTCGAAATTGATTTTAATGCAAATTCGTACGCATCTACCAAGTATTTTTCAATTGAGGAAAGTGAAGACACAGAGTACCAATTTTTTTCTTTTAAGTAATGGATCAAGCTCTCAACAAACTCTTTAACATATTTTTCAGCATCTTTTTTTTTGGCATACTCTTCTCTCATAGCCAGCTTATATATTTGGGCAGAAACAAATGTTTTTAATTCATCTTCTGGTAATCTCTGCTGAAGAGCTATTAAGATTGCATCTATAGCAGTTCTCATAAGCACAGTTCTTTTATAGGAGGAACCCCACACATTGCTATAAAGTTCCTTCCCTCTTTGCGCTATTTCTTCTATTTTCATCATCTCACCCCAAAAACAACTTTTTACTACATTAATGTTTCGGTTCCAATCGTTACTCTTAAGTTTGGTGAAATGAATAAAAGAAAAGATATTGTAACTTTGCACGCTAAAGTAACCTTTACGCTTATCAAGTTCATAAATTGCATTTAAGAATTGTCTTTTTTTAGCAAGTTCGCCAAAATCGCAAATAGTATGTATTTGGAGAGAAATTTCAAGTCTTGTCGGATTCTCATTAACAAATAGAGTATTGTAAGTTCGCAGAAGAGTATATGGAACTGTAAGTATAGATTTGCATCCATATCTCCTTACGAAATCCAAAATTTGTTTTGTGATATTTACCCTGTTGCTCTGCCTCACAGCCTCTTCTTTGCCCCCATACCGGTAAGGTACAACCAAGTACAATCCGTCGAAATCACCCAACCTAAATTGTACACGCTCTGTGATTGAGATCTCGGTCTCTATTGGGACATTACTAAAATTTCTTGCAAAGTAGGAAATATTAGCAAATATCTTATCGAAATAGAATATGGCAAATAAATAGTCCCCGGTTGGAGAGTATCCATGTTTACTCAGTAATCCTTCAATTAAATTTCGTTCAATAAGACAGAGGGGACAGATTTTCTTCTGTTCTCCAAACACTTTTCCTCTCTTCGAAAACTCTCTTGCTTGGAGAAAATAGTTCATTTTAGCTCTATATTCCAGAGTCGCTCGTGTACCACATAAGAAGCACATTTCCTCTTTGTCTTTAGGCGTTTCCTCAGTATCAAAAGTCTGCTGAAAATCTACAGAAATATTTTTTATAATCGTATCAAATATATTCAAGTTACTTCGTTGCTCTAATTGTTGATTCAGGAAATCATCACACTTTTTAAAAATTGATTCTATATCGTACATTTGATAATTTTCAAAAAGCTCTTTTGCTACATAAATCTTGAATTTCTGGGAACCAACCTGATCTCTGATTGATTTGATTTTTTCTCTCAACTGAGTATTTAAAATATCATTTATTTTTCGTTCTTCTTTTTTATTTGGTTGTTTCTTTAAAATAGTTTTAATATCATCATTTTTGTAAATGAAATATGTAATTACAGCTAATTTTTTCTGAAGCTCTCTATTTTGAGGCAAAGCAATGTTGACACCCTTCATGGCTTTCGGTATTTTCCTAATTATCTCACTTAAAATTATTTCTTTTTTCTCATCTATTGGCAGTGGAAAGTTCAGAATAGAACTATCATCAATTGATTGAAAGTCTATCCTTAAACTCAGAAAGTTTTCTTGCTCTTCTTCATTTCTGTTTAATTTCAACAACTCTTTAATGTTCGTGAGAAGGTGCTCTTTGATCTTCTCAGGCTCTGGGAGGATAATTTCTTTATGAATATAGAAAATTCCATCCTCAAATAATAAAAAAGGAATAGCGCCTTTCTCTTCGTAGTACTTTTTTAACGCTTTAAGAAGCTCTTTCCTTATGAGAAATTGTGGAAATTTAGGTATTTGAACCACATGAACATCATGATATTTAAGAGCATCGAATATTTTTAGGACATACAACTCATCTTTTGTTAGGCTTGCGATTTTATCCCCTAACCGTGAATAATCCGCCAGTCTCCCAAATTCTGTTCTATGCTCACTTGTCTCCATTCGAGTTTCATCTTTTAATTCCGTATTCTGTATTAACCAAGCAATTTCATTACAATCGACGCTATCGATTTCTGGGAAGAAATCCTTTATTTTGAAGTCATCATTTTCAAAATATTTTTTTATATTCTCTTTAGAATTACCACCCGATATTCCATATTTCCCTTCGAGATATTTTCCTATGTCATGGAGAGTAATAATAGATATAAGTAATTTCAACTCTTTGATATTGTTTTCCGATTCAGTATCCAGATGTTCATAAGAGTATATAGAACTTGCAGTAAACACTGCGTTGATTATGTGCGTGGGATAGCTTACAATATTCTCTTTTTTAGCAGAAACACTAACAGAGTTTTTAAACAAACTTGGAAGTACTTTGTCGCAATAGTCGTTTAAAATCCACTTTAACACTTCACTCATAATTTTTATAAATAGTATCCTTCTTTATAAACATTACTCCTATGTAATGTCAAGGAACATCGGTAATATTGGACAAAAGGAGAAATGATTCGGTGATTATGTGAAATTCGAATTATGCCAGTAACTCTTAAATTCTCTATCGTTCGAAAGAACCAGTAAGAAATTAAT of the Thermoplasmatales archaeon genome contains:
- the cas3 gene encoding type I-D CRISPR-associated helicase Cas3'; its protein translation is MEIKVRGFSLPEVENPYNDLPFTRIRKFQKDFIEGVVKDKFDVFFLSAPTGAGKTLCFEYLCRKKLPVLLIYPTTALMEDQERQFRERGVSVYRLDSTTLGDERGYLRSRKLLTLFQRHRIIITNPDIISAILHHLYVNPEEDLIRIFNYFNFIIYDEFHIYKELELSEILLQSILFLNCSKAKVVFSSATPSFDFIEILEEIQPQCKIRILEEKSGECGSLVRHDTKVYITNEKFKEKVVELIKSCIEKRLKTLVMCNSNKFARELYNILVTEHYVDYVTKDTGDETRGEIKADREKLIIVSTSSKSEIGIDYPLDVIIIDVAPDIRSFIQRFGRVSRKKEGIAYIFVKNSFSFGNETEIEYYEFIEKMRNYFLEKSLSEKLLKSILEFRVYLVLHKYTCHFKRLSGIFSDINWKKYYMFFKELEKSKEKLSKLGIGNKDLDFIIKFLDDYKKGLSLLRGISVTARIKYQRGEDWSFTSYDLLHSLNNYEVQIDENYITLLESSEKSMIHSVIYNNVPYDFYKFDQQLKNEVCDAWDRLANLHIVQKDHRNMLREILRVDLRRIILPEEIILRDGRRISVKKYIKTSSESESIDLSPSNII
- the cas7d gene encoding type I-D CRISPR-associated protein Cas7/Csc2; the encoded protein is MDSQENKSNSWKKLKENLMKEYFFVDKVEKSRKLRPEICLIVLREVVDPVLARSSDPERAELFIVRTKVKDDKGNETEKEIVRARINGEKFTSAERLTGLNICRILDQITKAKEEDKDTWSIISPNYLYNEISGGLQEALNPDTVTYGAAGVEKGETFSIKSRVIEGYTYTLEPYNLLNKEQHNALYETGTMTKVGSEEEGTEGEQGRGLYAHVNIEPPTKMVHFVRIEAPTPEMFLYVLYNILNTTTYFARSTRKGSIRNRILGVIFSKTAIGLSSGELIKEHFSDSSNIKNEYTNAEVIEAIKKYVDAHKNVYWKIMWNEDEDFKVLIDPLIKVALLKDESSKEIMREALVELTTQSKQAYKPPEKESKSKPKSK